In Tissierellales bacterium, the genomic window CTAAAAGACTTGGTAATATAAGTATTGAAAGTAAAACACTTATAATAAAAGAAATAACTGAATCCATAAATATAAATGTGGAAGGACAAAGATTAAAATTTAGTGTTTTAGAGAGTAATAAGAATGATTTATGCAGTGTTAATAAAGCTTATTTAGACAAAATTTTTGTAGATCAACTGGAAATGAATTGTAGAGCATATAAAGTCGATAAAATTGCTAATCGATATTATTTGAAAACGATAAGACCATTTACGTTCTTGGGAAATATTTACTATATAGTTGTAGATAAAGACATATCACATATATTTAAAAGCCAAAAGCAGCAATACGAAATTTTAATTAAAACAACATTAGCGTTATCATTAGTGTCTATATTAATGGCAATTTTATTTTCTAAGATATTGCTTTATCAGGTTGTTGAGTTGAATGAAGTGACCAAAAAAATGAAAGAGGGGAATATAAGAGAACGTGCAAAAATAAATGGGAATGATGAACTAGCGAAGTTAGCTAAAAACTTCAATTTAATGGCAGATTCATTAAAAGAGAATATGGAAATGTTAGAGGAGGAGGCATTAAATAGAGAAAATTTTGTTGCAGCTTTTTCTCATGAAGTAAAAACACCATTGACAGCTATAATCGGATATGCAGATATGTTGCGTAGTTGTCCTGGAGATGAGAAACGAATACAGAAAGGTGCAAAATATATATTTTCTGAAGGAAAAAGGTTAGAGAGGCTTTCGAAAAGACTCTTGCAAATTATGTCCATAAAAAATCAGAAATTTGATTTTATCACATTAGAAATAAAAGAGTGGGTAGAATCACTTAGTGATGTTTTAAACTATTACTTAGAACAGAAAAATATTACGTTAGAAATTAGTATGCAAGAAGATTATTTAAAAATAGAGCCGGAGCTTATAAATATGGTAATTGTAAATATAATTGACAATGCACAAAAAGCAAGTAGCAGAGATAGCAAAATAGTTTTAAATGGAAAAATAAAAGAGAGATATTATATTTTAAAAATAGAAGATAGTGGAATTGGAATGGATGCAGAAACATTGAGTAACATAAAGCAACCATTTTACAAAGCAGAAGCATCTAGAAATAGAGATCAAGATGGAGCTGGGTTAGGACTTGCTTTGAGTCAAGCGATAATGGAAAGGCACAACGCAAAAATGGAAATATATAGCGAAATGAGAAGAGGAACTACAGTTGAATTGATTTTTAATAGGGGGATAAATGAGTAAAAAAATTAAGATTTATTTCATTATTTTTGCATTATTTTCAGCAACTTTATATAAACTTTTGCTGACATACTTAAATATGGGAGAATTAAACAATAACATAACAAAAGAAGATATAGACTTGAAAAACATAGAAATATCTTCTAGTGAGGAAATAAAAGGATTAGAAATAAAAGAGCGAATAAAACTAATGGCAGATGCAATGAAAAGATCTAATACAAATATAATGAATGTCGAATTTGAAAATGTTAAGGATGAAGAATTGGAATTTGCTAAGCAAAAGATACTAGAACAGATAGATATATTGAAAAAACTTGAAGTTATATCTAACAAAGACTTCAAATTAAATAAAAATGATTTATTAATAAGGAAGAATAGATATTCAAATATAGAAAAGCCAGATGAATACGTAGTTTTTTGGGATGGAAGAATTGAGAATTCAGAATACGACATATCTTTTACTATTGATGGAGAATATTATATTATTTATGACTTAGCCTATTTTGAATACAATCATAAAGGAGAGAATTGTAAAGACAATGCCATATATAATTTTTTTAAATATCTAGGGTTTGAAGAAAAGGATTTTATAAGAAAAACTGATAACGAGTATTGTTTCTATTTTGAAAATGAAAAACCAGAGTTTGAATACAGATATAAAAATAAATTATACAAATCAAAATATGGAAATCAGTTGGAGCTTATGATTTTGATAAAGAGACAAACATACAGATAGGATACAACTATGAATAATATTTGATACAAAACTTTGGTAGAATTATTATGATGTTACAGGGAAAATTTGTTTGAAATTTATTGTGACATAAATTATGATAAAGGAGTTTGAGTAGATATGAAAAAAATATTAGTTGCTATTGCATTGATGTGTGTGATGACAATAGTGTGTAGTTGTGGGCAGGTAAAAGTAGAAAAAGAGGTATCTATGCCAATAGATAGTGAATATGTGGTTAATGCTGAGTACAATAGTAAGTCTATGAAAACAATTGCAGGAAATGAATTTGTAGCAAGGGGAGATAAAAAAACGGCAGCATATAAGATGATTGGACTTGGAATTACTGATACTGATGAAATAATTAGTGAGAGAGAAAAAGGAAAAATTAGCGGATTTGTAGGGGATGATACATGCTTAATTACCTATAGTCCGCAAAAAGCAATCGAAATGATGCCAACAGAGGAAGATTATTCAAAAATGAGTGATGAAGAGATTAGTGAGTGTTGGAAAAAAGTTAGAAAAAAAGAGCTTGATTTGTGTGCTGTTTTGATAGAAGATGTAAAAAATAGTGAGGCTAATGAGCGACTTGAAAGTACAAAGAAAGACTTCGAGCATATTGAAAAATTGCTTGAATTTGATGATAAAATCTTTTATTTTGTTTACAATGATGACACTAGTAATTTAGAATTGACAGAAGATGAAAAACAAGTGTTGGATAAAATAATAAAATCATATGGATATATCAAAGACAATTTATGTATATTTAAAGCGGTCGATGAAGAAGAGGGTTTTATGCATGAGGAAGGAAAGAGTGTTATGGAGGGAAGTTTGTCAGAATTTACAGCTCAAACCACTGATGAAAAAGATGTGAATCAAGAAATTTTTAAAAAATATGATATAACTATGGTTAACGTATGGACAACGTGGTGCGGATACTGCGTAGAAGAAATGAAAGATATTCAAACTCTATATAAAAAAATACCAGACAATGTAAATATTATTTCTGTTTGTGTAGATGGTGATAGCGAAAAAGAGATTGTAGAAGAAATTATCAAAGATAAAGGAATGGAATTTTTGACAATTAGAGGGAATGACGAATTAAAAG contains:
- a CDS encoding HAMP domain-containing histidine kinase yields the protein MKFSTKVVVGVLWIVMTCFTFGGTFIIDTNFDMFLSEQKNISKNITENIYNLLKSETQGYNSKRLGNISIESKTLIIKEITESININVEGQRLKFSVLESNKNDLCSVNKAYLDKIFVDQLEMNCRAYKVDKIANRYYLKTIRPFTFLGNIYYIVVDKDISHIFKSQKQQYEILIKTTLALSLVSILMAILFSKILLYQVVELNEVTKKMKEGNIRERAKINGNDELAKLAKNFNLMADSLKENMEMLEEEALNRENFVAAFSHEVKTPLTAIIGYADMLRSCPGDEKRIQKGAKYIFSEGKRLERLSKRLLQIMSIKNQKFDFITLEIKEWVESLSDVLNYYLEQKNITLEISMQEDYLKIEPELINMVIVNIIDNAQKASSRDSKIVLNGKIKERYYILKIEDSGIGMDAETLSNIKQPFYKAEASRNRDQDGAGLGLALSQAIMERHNAKMEIYSEMRRGTTVELIFNRGINE
- a CDS encoding TlpA family protein disulfide reductase, with amino-acid sequence MKKILVAIALMCVMTIVCSCGQVKVEKEVSMPIDSEYVVNAEYNSKSMKTIAGNEFVARGDKKTAAYKMIGLGITDTDEIISEREKGKISGFVGDDTCLITYSPQKAIEMMPTEEDYSKMSDEEISECWKKVRKKELDLCAVLIEDVKNSEANERLESTKKDFEHIEKLLEFDDKIFYFVYNDDTSNLELTEDEKQVLDKIIKSYGYIKDNLCIFKAVDEEEGFMHEEGKSVMEGSLSEFTAQTTDEKDVNQEIFKKYDITMVNVWTTWCGYCVEEMKDIQTLYKKIPDNVNIISVCVDGDSEKEIVEEIIKDKGMEFLTIRGNDELKDTFYKYVEAYPTTVFVDQNGNIVGKEQVGVPENGYGELINDALETIGKERSVK